In one window of Ignatzschineria indica DNA:
- a CDS encoding M20 aminoacylase family protein produces the protein MNHLNSNHLLPGLQTIAEEMMIIRQQIHQFPELGFEEFKTAKLVAESLKSWGYHVETGVGKTGVVGQLKIGDGPKIGIRADMDALKIQEENQLPYKSQREGIMHACGHDGHTATLLAAAKYIAENPHFKGTLNLFFQPAEEELGGAKAMIEAGVLEKYPCDAIFGFHNMPGFPLGHFGFKSGAALASSDRVTVKIQGKGGHAAMPNFTIDPIVAASSIVLNLQSIVARNVSPLEMTVISVGSIHGGTTFNVIPDSVTLRLSVRNLNATVQDLVEERIKQLIQSQAESYGATAEIDYVRAYPILHNSQKETEFAKKVAIDYYGKEMIIPNFPAMTGSEDFAFFSQQLSSSYLFVGNGTDGAHGCSVHNPHYNFNDQLIPIVANYWVNLLYRYCPID, from the coding sequence ATGAATCATCTTAATAGTAATCATCTACTCCCAGGTCTACAAACTATTGCAGAAGAGATGATGATAATTCGGCAGCAGATCCATCAATTTCCAGAGTTGGGTTTTGAAGAGTTTAAAACGGCTAAGCTAGTTGCAGAATCTCTAAAAAGCTGGGGTTATCATGTCGAAACGGGCGTTGGTAAGACCGGGGTTGTAGGGCAACTCAAAATAGGGGATGGTCCGAAGATTGGTATTCGTGCCGATATGGATGCTTTAAAGATTCAGGAAGAGAATCAACTCCCCTACAAGAGTCAGAGAGAAGGAATTATGCACGCTTGTGGCCATGATGGTCATACTGCAACGCTTCTTGCGGCTGCAAAATATATTGCAGAAAACCCTCACTTTAAAGGTACGCTTAATCTCTTCTTTCAACCGGCAGAAGAGGAGCTTGGAGGAGCAAAAGCGATGATCGAAGCCGGCGTTCTTGAAAAATATCCTTGTGATGCGATCTTTGGATTTCATAATATGCCGGGATTCCCGCTCGGTCATTTTGGCTTTAAAAGTGGTGCGGCACTCGCCTCCTCAGATCGTGTTACCGTAAAGATTCAGGGGAAAGGGGGCCATGCGGCAATGCCTAATTTCACTATTGATCCCATTGTTGCAGCTTCCTCTATCGTTCTCAACCTTCAATCAATTGTTGCGCGTAATGTCTCTCCCTTAGAAATGACCGTGATCTCAGTAGGCTCTATTCATGGCGGAACCACTTTTAATGTTATTCCCGATAGCGTTACATTACGGCTCTCTGTTCGGAACCTCAATGCCACGGTTCAAGATCTAGTCGAAGAACGTATCAAACAACTTATTCAATCACAGGCGGAAAGTTATGGCGCAACAGCCGAGATCGATTATGTACGCGCCTACCCTATCCTTCATAATAGTCAAAAAGAGACTGAATTTGCTAAAAAGGTCGCGATCGACTACTATGGCAAAGAGATGATTATCCCTAACTTCCCGGCAATGACTGGTAGTGAAGATTTTGCTTTTTTCTCGCAACAACTTTCCTCAAGCTATCTCTTTGTAGGAAATGGGACTGATGGCGCGCACGGCTGTTCTGTTCATAATCCTCACTATAACTTCAATGATCAGCTAATCCCTATTGTTGCGAACTATTGGGTGAATCTTCTCTATCGTTACTGTCCTATCGATTAA
- the rluA gene encoding bifunctional tRNA pseudouridine(32) synthase/23S rRNA pseudouridine(746) synthase RluA translates to MEFYYNPPIEPWLSILYQDEEIMVVDKPAELLSVPGKGAELHDSIITRVQWEFPEAETVHRLDMSTSGILVIALTKVAERELKRQFRERETYKRYIADVFGIMEEDGGMIDLPLVCDWERRPKQMVCFERGKEARTAYRVLFRNHQENFTRVSLNPLTGRSHQLRVHLLSLGHVILGDRFYAQGEALQQRSRLALHACELKLIHPTTKEALHFKVAPPF, encoded by the coding sequence ATGGAATTTTATTATAATCCCCCCATTGAGCCTTGGTTGAGTATCCTCTACCAAGATGAGGAGATTATGGTTGTCGATAAGCCGGCAGAGCTGCTCTCTGTTCCAGGAAAGGGAGCAGAGCTTCACGATAGTATTATTACGCGTGTACAGTGGGAGTTCCCTGAGGCGGAAACAGTTCATCGACTTGATATGTCAACAAGTGGTATTTTAGTGATTGCTCTTACGAAAGTGGCGGAGCGGGAGTTGAAGCGTCAATTTCGAGAACGAGAGACCTATAAACGTTATATTGCCGATGTTTTCGGAATTATGGAGGAAGATGGGGGGATGATTGATCTTCCCTTAGTCTGTGATTGGGAGCGACGACCGAAACAGATGGTCTGTTTTGAACGAGGCAAAGAGGCGAGGACCGCTTATCGAGTACTTTTTCGTAATCATCAAGAGAATTTCACACGTGTCTCTTTAAATCCTTTAACGGGGCGTTCCCATCAGTTGCGTGTTCATCTCTTATCTTTAGGACATGTCATTTTAGGAGATCGCTTCTATGCGCAAGGAGAAGCACTTCAGCAACGATCTCGATTAGCGCTTCATGCTTGTGAGTTAAAATTGATTCATCCTACAACAAAAGAGGCGCTCCACTTTAAGGTTGCGCCCCCTTTCTAG
- the tpx gene encoding thiol peroxidase, whose amino-acid sequence MTNRTGITMGGNPITLIGTEAVVGEKGANFTVVDFALKPVTLDDFAGKIKIISVVPSIDTGVCAIQTKKFEAEATALKDTVVLTISVDLPFAQKRFAGENSIENNHLLSDYQTHDFGVEYGFEIEGLALLSRGIVVLDRDNVIRYVEYVKEVTTEPDYDAALAVAKSL is encoded by the coding sequence ATGACAAATAGAACAGGTATTACCATGGGTGGCAATCCTATTACACTGATCGGCACAGAAGCTGTCGTTGGGGAAAAGGGTGCTAATTTTACAGTTGTAGATTTTGCTTTAAAGCCTGTCACGTTAGATGATTTTGCCGGCAAAATTAAGATTATCTCTGTTGTTCCATCAATCGATACGGGTGTTTGTGCGATTCAGACAAAGAAATTTGAAGCAGAGGCAACTGCATTGAAAGATACAGTGGTCTTAACAATCTCGGTAGATCTACCCTTTGCACAAAAGCGTTTTGCCGGTGAAAATAGTATCGAAAATAACCATCTTCTTTCAGATTATCAAACACATGATTTTGGTGTTGAGTATGGTTTTGAGATTGAAGGATTAGCGCTTCTCTCTCGAGGTATTGTTGTATTAGATCGTGATAATGTGATTCGTTATGTTGAGTATGTTAAAGAGGTAACAACAGAACCTGATTATGATGCAGCATTAGCGGTTGCAAAATCGCTCTAA
- a CDS encoding FAD-dependent oxidoreductase, with the protein MALDERLQRYGLNFQDLQKREGLVEVDTLYQQILPEETLSTLLQWRRGEAELTAIEESEFQIELGAHLNRFIAELFDIERESEALIDRAKRYERLMLFKEQFIQRGAKRYRQEIEGTFAEHHVALLEKIGVSDQDPELEAKIAKYALSLDPEKDADEIIAIHQWGALAEKDPEGIARVQDWITFKFPARLDFDHLVATEERTFQGIPVKVGSRPLRQRDGFDLTDHRMNRYEIASEIAYCKYCHDHDGDFCSIGFPVKKGEPEQGFRKNPFNETLTGCPLDEMISEMQRLEKEGLSIGSLAITMVENPMVPATGHRICNDCMKSCIYQRAEPVNIPQIETGVLSTVLDLPYGVEIYNLLARWNPLKREDYLPAEENGRKVLVAGMGPAGFTMTHYLSQQGCHVVGIDGLKIEPLPAEILTQPVRNWSDLEERLGDRILAGFGGVAEYGITVRWDKNFLKLIYLTLARRRNVEIYGGVRLGGTLTLEDAFDLGFDHVSLAVGAGLPRVLKIDNSLAKGMKQASDFLMAMQLTGAAKDSSIANLQVRLPAVVIGGGLTAIDTATEVQAYYIKQVEKTLHRVEILGEEKIRENLSPEDDETLTEFLTHGREVRAERERAAAAGEAPNFNPLLQKWGGVMIAYRRTLQESPAYTLNHEEVTKAFEEGIHFGEELNPLGVELDQYGHVKAIRFMKSGEEEVIVPARAVLVAAGTSPNTIYGTEYPGSIEIEEKHHFQGYDLEGNLVPFNWGTNNKEPFAPFTSYRRGEKRVSYIGDTHPVFNGNVVKAIASAKKSTPIIMQALDRLPKNSKPNNTLSLEMKEGLTATIQSIDASNPTVCEVWVKAPMAAQNFKPGQFFRMQTFETGSEIVAGTRLQIPLLTVSGTGSTEDAIRLLVFQWGTGQRLIPSLKPGDQVVLAGPTGAPTELPSGKTILVVAGRWGAAVMLDIGFALRSAGNKVIYIAAMGSKNDVDHMDELEEGADQIIWAVGKGDPIEARRPQDHSVVEWDVIKLITTLNEQGIVDMGEVDRLMAMGSTGMLKGFQKELSEGGSLKDLFKEDLHVTGTIGSPMQCMMKGVCGQCLQWQVDPATGERTKAVFTCSQQDQPLKAVDLDNLTARTSQNRLPDIISSHWLSYVLEEKAKEEGA; encoded by the coding sequence ATGGCATTAGATGAACGATTGCAGCGATATGGCTTGAACTTTCAAGACCTACAGAAGCGAGAAGGGCTAGTTGAAGTAGATACCCTTTATCAGCAGATTCTCCCGGAAGAGACCTTGTCGACCCTACTTCAGTGGCGCCGAGGGGAAGCAGAATTGACTGCAATTGAAGAGTCTGAATTTCAAATTGAATTAGGTGCGCATCTCAACCGTTTTATTGCTGAGCTTTTCGATATTGAAAGAGAGAGCGAAGCGTTAATTGATCGTGCAAAGCGTTATGAGCGATTGATGCTCTTTAAAGAGCAATTTATTCAGCGAGGCGCAAAGCGTTATCGTCAAGAGATTGAGGGAACTTTTGCTGAACATCATGTGGCCCTTCTTGAAAAGATCGGTGTTTCTGATCAAGATCCTGAATTAGAAGCAAAAATTGCAAAATATGCACTCTCTCTTGATCCCGAAAAAGATGCTGATGAGATTATTGCTATTCATCAATGGGGCGCTTTAGCAGAAAAAGATCCTGAAGGTATTGCGCGCGTTCAAGATTGGATTACCTTTAAATTCCCGGCACGTCTCGACTTTGATCATCTAGTGGCAACAGAAGAGCGTACATTCCAGGGAATTCCTGTCAAAGTAGGAAGTCGTCCTCTTCGTCAGCGAGATGGTTTTGACCTGACTGATCACCGAATGAATCGTTATGAGATCGCAAGTGAAATTGCTTATTGTAAATATTGTCATGACCATGATGGTGACTTTTGTAGCATCGGTTTTCCGGTTAAGAAGGGGGAACCTGAACAGGGCTTCCGTAAAAACCCCTTTAATGAGACATTAACAGGATGTCCGTTAGATGAGATGATCTCAGAGATGCAACGCTTAGAGAAAGAGGGATTATCGATCGGTTCACTTGCTATCACAATGGTTGAAAATCCGATGGTGCCGGCAACAGGACATCGTATCTGTAATGATTGTATGAAATCATGTATCTATCAGCGTGCAGAGCCAGTTAATATCCCCCAAATTGAGACAGGAGTTTTATCGACAGTATTAGATCTTCCTTACGGCGTGGAGATCTATAACTTATTAGCTCGTTGGAATCCTCTTAAGCGTGAAGATTACCTCCCTGCAGAAGAGAATGGGCGCAAGGTCTTAGTGGCAGGAATGGGCCCTGCAGGATTTACAATGACACATTACCTTTCACAGCAAGGTTGTCATGTAGTGGGCATCGATGGATTAAAGATTGAACCGCTTCCAGCCGAGATCCTAACGCAGCCTGTTAGAAACTGGAGTGATTTAGAAGAGCGCTTAGGCGATCGTATTCTTGCCGGATTTGGTGGTGTTGCCGAGTATGGAATTACGGTACGTTGGGATAAAAACTTCCTAAAATTGATCTATCTTACTTTAGCGCGTCGCCGTAATGTAGAGATCTATGGAGGTGTTCGTCTAGGGGGTACATTAACTTTAGAAGATGCCTTTGACCTTGGTTTCGATCATGTCTCATTAGCTGTAGGTGCAGGGCTTCCAAGAGTCTTAAAGATCGATAACTCCTTAGCTAAAGGGATGAAGCAAGCTTCCGACTTCTTGATGGCGATGCAATTAACAGGAGCGGCTAAAGATAGTTCTATTGCCAACTTGCAAGTGCGTCTTCCTGCTGTTGTTATCGGTGGCGGGTTAACAGCGATCGATACCGCAACAGAGGTCCAAGCATACTATATTAAGCAGGTCGAAAAAACACTCCATCGTGTAGAGATATTGGGAGAAGAGAAGATTCGTGAAAATCTCTCGCCTGAAGATGATGAGACATTAACGGAATTTTTAACACATGGTCGTGAAGTTCGTGCGGAACGTGAGCGCGCAGCGGCTGCCGGAGAAGCGCCAAACTTCAATCCGCTACTACAAAAATGGGGCGGCGTGATGATCGCTTATCGCCGTACTCTACAAGAGTCTCCCGCTTATACTCTGAATCATGAAGAGGTTACAAAAGCTTTTGAAGAGGGAATCCATTTTGGTGAAGAGCTCAATCCATTAGGTGTTGAACTCGATCAATATGGTCATGTTAAAGCGATTCGCTTTATGAAGTCAGGAGAAGAAGAGGTTATTGTGCCGGCAAGAGCAGTACTTGTTGCGGCAGGAACTTCTCCTAATACCATTTATGGTACTGAGTATCCCGGCTCGATTGAGATCGAGGAGAAACACCATTTCCAAGGGTATGATCTTGAAGGAAATCTTGTACCATTTAATTGGGGAACTAATAATAAAGAGCCTTTTGCCCCTTTCACCTCCTATCGTCGTGGTGAGAAGCGAGTCTCTTATATTGGTGATACCCATCCGGTCTTTAATGGTAACGTTGTAAAAGCGATCGCAAGTGCTAAAAAGTCAACTCCTATCATTATGCAGGCACTCGATCGCCTTCCTAAGAATAGTAAACCTAACAATACTCTCTCCCTAGAGATGAAAGAGGGGTTAACAGCGACAATTCAATCGATTGATGCTTCAAATCCGACAGTATGTGAAGTATGGGTTAAAGCGCCGATGGCGGCACAAAACTTTAAGCCGGGACAATTCTTCCGGATGCAGACCTTTGAAACGGGTAGTGAGATTGTGGCGGGGACGCGACTACAAATTCCTCTTTTAACAGTATCAGGAACAGGATCGACTGAGGATGCGATTCGTCTTCTTGTCTTCCAATGGGGAACTGGTCAACGATTGATTCCTTCATTAAAACCTGGAGATCAAGTGGTTCTTGCAGGCCCTACAGGAGCGCCGACAGAGTTACCTTCAGGCAAGACTATTTTAGTAGTTGCCGGTCGCTGGGGTGCAGCTGTGATGCTCGATATCGGTTTCGCACTTCGCAGCGCTGGCAATAAAGTGATCTATATTGCTGCGATGGGTTCTAAGAATGATGTTGATCATATGGATGAACTTGAAGAGGGTGCTGATCAGATTATCTGGGCTGTTGGTAAGGGGGATCCAATTGAGGCGCGTCGCCCACAAGATCACTCTGTAGTTGAGTGGGATGTGATCAAGTTGATCACAACTCTCAATGAGCAGGGAATCGTTGATATGGGAGAAGTCGATCGCTTGATGGCGATGGGGTCAACCGGTATGCTCAAAGGATTCCAAAAAGAGCTCTCTGAGGGTGGTTCTTTGAAGGATCTCTTTAAAGAAGATCTTCATGTTACAGGGACGATCGGTAGCCCTATGCAATGTATGATGAAAGGGGTTTGTGGCCAATGTTTACAGTGGCAAGTTGATCCTGCAACAGGAGAGCGCACTAAAGCAGTCTTTACCTGTTCACAGCAAGATCAGCCTCTTAAAGCAGTTGATTTAGATAACCTTACAGCACGTACGAGCCAAAATAGATTGCCAGATATTATCTCATCCCATTGGTTGAGCTATGTTTTAGAAGAGAAGGCAAAAGAAGAGGGCGCATAG
- a CDS encoding PTS transporter subunit IIC, translating to MARGVRGGLAEKGVTLSPKIYFIDALSYMALGLFSSLLMGLIVKTLGQQLGWESFVELGSFAMKPEIVGGAIGVAIAASLKAPPLILFSAVFVGAFGNNIGGPAGAYVAVLIAVELTKLIYKSTKLDIIIVPFIAFLVGFWIAKWIGIPIHDLMRGLGDLINWATEQRPLVMSILVATVMGLALTAPISSAALSFMLGLDGFAAGAAVIGCSAQMIGFATSSYRDNGFGGLIAQGVGTSMLQIANIIRKPLILIPPTVAGMIAAPIGVVLFKMTNNAAGAGMGTSGFVGQFMAFESMGFSMTTAIYVLICHFILPAVISLLLAYWFYQKGWLKLGDMKLNYE from the coding sequence ATGGCACGTGGTGTGCGGGGGGGTTTAGCAGAAAAAGGGGTCACATTATCCCCAAAGATCTACTTTATAGATGCATTGAGCTATATGGCGCTTGGGCTCTTTTCATCACTCTTGATGGGGCTTATTGTTAAAACATTAGGGCAACAATTGGGGTGGGAGTCATTTGTCGAGTTAGGAAGCTTTGCAATGAAGCCGGAAATTGTTGGCGGTGCAATAGGTGTAGCGATTGCAGCTAGTTTAAAAGCGCCACCATTAATTCTCTTTTCAGCTGTATTTGTAGGGGCTTTTGGTAATAATATTGGGGGACCTGCCGGGGCTTATGTGGCTGTTCTGATCGCAGTGGAGCTTACAAAGTTGATCTATAAAAGCACTAAGCTCGATATTATTATTGTCCCGTTTATCGCTTTTTTAGTCGGTTTCTGGATTGCAAAGTGGATTGGAATACCGATTCATGACTTGATGCGTGGTCTGGGAGATCTGATTAATTGGGCAACAGAGCAACGTCCGCTTGTGATGTCTATTTTAGTTGCAACTGTTATGGGTTTAGCATTAACAGCACCTATTTCGAGTGCTGCGCTCTCCTTTATGTTGGGGTTAGATGGTTTTGCTGCCGGAGCGGCCGTGATTGGTTGTAGTGCGCAGATGATCGGTTTTGCAACGAGTAGCTATCGCGATAATGGCTTTGGTGGATTGATCGCTCAAGGTGTCGGCACTTCAATGTTGCAGATCGCGAATATTATCCGTAAACCTCTTATTTTAATCCCTCCGACTGTTGCCGGAATGATCGCCGCCCCCATAGGTGTCGTTCTCTTTAAGATGACCAATAATGCTGCCGGTGCTGGAATGGGTACAAGTGGTTTTGTTGGCCAATTTATGGCTTTTGAATCGATGGGGTTTTCAATGACAACAGCAATTTATGTCTTGATCTGCCACTTTATATTGCCGGCAGTGATCTCGCTTCTTTTAGCTTATTGGTTCTATCAGAAAGGATGGTTGAAATTAGGTGATATGAAGCTCAATTATGAGTAA
- a CDS encoding regulatory protein RecX, translated as MKGEKRQLIEQMIAKSQQKSEAKKEIRIDSESLQTYYDAFYQGHDASLESDELLHQWRYWRERAMNFLVRREHSEVELRQKLRQRALPEWLFEPLIEWLYSRDYLSLERFAYSYAKNRADLGYGPIRVSYELRVEHQVPERFINEAFREINWERAEAVAARKIRHSDPLKYRAALYRRGFNSDG; from the coding sequence ATGAAGGGTGAAAAGCGTCAGCTGATTGAGCAGATGATTGCAAAAAGCCAGCAGAAATCAGAAGCGAAAAAAGAGATAAGGATTGATAGTGAGAGTTTACAGACCTATTACGATGCCTTTTACCAAGGGCATGATGCTTCGCTAGAGAGTGATGAATTACTACACCAATGGCGTTACTGGCGTGAGCGAGCAATGAATTTTTTGGTGCGTCGTGAACATAGTGAAGTGGAGCTCAGGCAAAAGTTGCGTCAAAGAGCATTACCTGAGTGGCTGTTCGAGCCATTGATTGAGTGGCTCTATAGTAGAGATTACTTAAGTCTTGAACGTTTTGCTTATAGTTATGCTAAAAATAGAGCAGATTTGGGATATGGTCCGATACGTGTCAGTTATGAGTTGAGGGTTGAGCATCAAGTGCCTGAGCGTTTTATCAATGAGGCTTTCCGAGAGATCAATTGGGAGAGAGCAGAGGCGGTCGCTGCGCGAAAAATTCGACATAGTGATCCTCTGAAGTATCGAGCAGCACTCTATCGACGAGGATTTAATAGTGATGGTTAG
- a CDS encoding FMN-binding glutamate synthase family protein: MHIAARFGRYLPLIFVLAFTVYGLFFAEQSTTMWVLTGITAILSIIGIVDLSQNTYAVRKNYPIIGNLRYILKHFRSEIRQYFIESDNDAVPFTHAERKLVYARAKNIAQDSVQAFGTLQNTYEPGFQFVTHSMATVPAADPATFRVTIGGDECKHPYSASILNISAMSFGALSARAIESLNGGAKMGNFAHDTGEGGISPYHRKHGGDLIWELGSGYFGCRTEDGHFDPVKFEKQAADPQIKMIEIKLSQGAKPGHGGVLPKDKISEEIAATRGVPRDRDCISPSNHSAFSTPIELLQFIQQLRELSGGKPVGFKLCVGHPWEFMAIAKAMLLTKILPDFIVVDGKEGGTGSAPIEFADHIGTPLQEGLLFVHNVLVGTGLRKKIRIGASGKIITAFDITRTLAIGADWVNSARGFMFALGCIQSRSCHTNTCPTGIATQDPLRQKALVVEDKVERVYNFHHNTLHALSEILSSAGVSHPSKLLPQHLVMRSSENEIRLFSNMHYYLAEGALLEEDIDSNYYSSIWNIAQAESFQPRVIIPKVA, translated from the coding sequence ATGCATATCGCTGCTCGATTTGGGCGTTACTTACCCCTTATTTTTGTTTTAGCCTTTACCGTGTACGGCCTCTTCTTTGCAGAACAGAGTACGACAATGTGGGTATTAACCGGCATTACTGCTATTCTCTCAATTATTGGGATAGTTGATCTATCACAAAACACCTATGCTGTTCGTAAAAACTACCCTATTATTGGTAACTTACGCTATATCTTAAAGCACTTCCGCTCAGAGATTCGTCAATACTTTATTGAGTCAGATAATGATGCTGTTCCCTTTACCCACGCAGAACGTAAATTAGTCTATGCTCGAGCCAAAAATATCGCTCAAGATTCCGTTCAAGCTTTTGGAACCTTACAAAACACCTATGAGCCGGGATTCCAGTTTGTCACCCACTCAATGGCAACAGTACCGGCAGCTGATCCTGCGACATTTCGTGTCACAATCGGTGGAGATGAATGTAAACATCCCTACTCTGCCTCAATCCTCAATATCTCGGCGATGAGTTTCGGAGCTCTCAGTGCGCGTGCAATTGAATCGCTCAATGGTGGCGCAAAAATGGGGAATTTCGCTCATGATACCGGCGAGGGTGGCATTAGCCCCTATCATCGCAAACATGGTGGAGATCTTATCTGGGAGCTAGGATCTGGCTATTTTGGTTGCCGTACAGAAGATGGCCACTTTGATCCTGTAAAATTTGAAAAGCAAGCGGCTGATCCACAGATCAAGATGATTGAGATTAAGTTGAGTCAAGGCGCAAAACCGGGTCATGGCGGTGTTCTACCTAAAGATAAAATTAGTGAGGAGATTGCCGCAACTAGAGGTGTTCCTAGAGATAGAGATTGTATCTCTCCCTCCAATCATAGCGCCTTCTCTACGCCGATTGAACTACTTCAATTTATCCAACAACTCCGTGAATTGAGTGGCGGTAAGCCAGTTGGTTTTAAACTCTGTGTAGGCCATCCTTGGGAGTTTATGGCGATCGCAAAAGCGATGTTACTCACTAAAATATTACCTGATTTCATTGTTGTTGATGGAAAAGAGGGAGGTACAGGCTCTGCGCCGATTGAGTTTGCTGACCATATCGGAACACCACTCCAAGAAGGTTTACTCTTTGTTCATAATGTCTTGGTAGGAACAGGATTACGTAAGAAAATTCGTATTGGTGCAAGTGGTAAGATTATCACAGCTTTCGATATCACAAGAACTTTAGCTATTGGCGCAGACTGGGTAAACTCCGCTCGTGGATTTATGTTTGCACTAGGCTGTATTCAATCTCGTAGCTGCCATACAAATACCTGTCCAACCGGAATTGCAACCCAAGATCCGCTACGCCAAAAGGCGCTAGTCGTTGAAGATAAGGTGGAGCGTGTCTATAACTTCCATCACAATACACTTCATGCACTTTCAGAGATTCTCTCTTCTGCCGGGGTTTCACATCCATCGAAGCTGCTCCCGCAACATCTAGTGATGCGTTCATCTGAAAATGAGATTCGTCTCTTCTCCAATATGCATTACTACCTTGCGGAAGGTGCGCTCTTAGAGGAAGATATTGATAGTAACTACTACTCAAGCATCTGGAATATTGCACAAGCAGAATCATTCCAACCAAGAGTAATTATTCCTAAAGTTGCATAA
- a CDS encoding YqfO family protein, with translation MYKLLFFVPDSHLEVVKEAIFAAKGGEIGNYSHCAWQVLGEGQFKPLPGSNPYSGEVDQLKRVPEWRVELVVAKPYIHDAIAALKSAHPYETPAYDVIELLPF, from the coding sequence ATGTATAAACTACTCTTTTTTGTACCCGACTCACACCTTGAAGTAGTCAAAGAGGCTATCTTCGCCGCAAAAGGGGGTGAAATTGGAAATTATTCACACTGTGCTTGGCAAGTCTTGGGAGAAGGACAATTCAAACCTCTCCCCGGCAGTAATCCCTACTCCGGTGAGGTTGATCAATTAAAACGTGTACCTGAATGGCGCGTAGAACTTGTTGTCGCAAAACCCTATATTCATGATGCTATTGCCGCCTTAAAATCAGCGCATCCCTATGAAACGCCGGCATATGATGTGATCGAGCTTCTTCCCTTCTAA